From the genome of Candidatus Desulfarcum epimagneticum:
AAAAAAGAGATCGGGCGCTCATTCAGCCATTTTTTCAACGCGCCTTTTGTCCCCTACCAGCCCCGGCGCCCCGTCCCCGAAGATCTCATGCGGGGACTGGCGGCGCCCTTTTTGCGCGGCCGTGTGTGGGTTCCTTTGGGAATGGAGGCCGGAAAGGTGGAGATCGCCACGGACAACCCCGGCGATCTGGAAAAAATCAATGAGATCCGGGCGCTTTTTCCCGGCCGGGAGCTTCAGATCCGCGTGGCCTTCCGGGAGGATGTTTTAAATTTCATCTCCCTTTTCACACGGAAAGAGCCGCTGATGGCCGAAATTGATGAAATCATCGAGCGGCTTGAAAGCGAGGCGGAGGATGACGAGCCCGATTCCGAGCCCGACGAGGAGGACGGGACCGTGGTGCAGCTGGTGAACAAGATCGTTTTGGACGCCCATTCCCGGAACGCGTCGGACATCCACATTGAGCCCCAGCCCGGGAAAAAGAACGTCCGGGTCCGGCTCCGGGTGGACGGAATCTGCCAGGTGTACCCGGGCATTCCATACAGCTACAAAAGAGCGGTGGTTTCCAGGATCAAAATCATGTCCGATCTGGACATCGCGGAGAGAAGAAAGCCCCAGGACGGAAAAATCCGGTTTAAAAAATTCGGGGGAAAAGACATTGAGCTGCGGGTGGCCACCCTTCCCACCCAGGGCGGAATGGAAGACGTGGTCCTGCGGATTCTTCCCGCCGGGGAGCCCATGCCCCTTGACCGGCTGGGCTTTTCAAAACGAAATCGCCGGTCTTTTGTCCGGGCGGTGGAGCGCCCCCACGGGCTGATTTTTGTCTGCGGCCCCACAGGGTCGGGAAAGACCGCCACCCTTCATTCCGCGCTGGGGCATATCAACCGGACCGAAAAAAAAATATGGACGGCCGAAGACCCGGTGGAAATCACCCAGCCGGGTTTGCGGCAGATGCAGGTCAATCCCAAAATCGGGCTGACCTTCGCCGCCGCCATGCGCTCGTTTCTCCGGGCCGACCCGGATGTCATCATGGTGGGGGAAATGCGCGACCGTGAAACCACCCGAATCGGCATCGAAGCCTCTTTGACCGGCCACCTGGTGCTGTCCACGCTGCACACCAACAACGCCCCGGAAAGCATTTCCCGGCTTTTAGACATGGGCATGGACCCCTTCAACTTCGCCGACACCATCCTTTGCATACTGGCCCAGCGTCTGATTCTCACCCTTTGCCCGGCCTGCAAGGCGCCCTACCGCCCCTCGCGGGCGGAGCGAGATGAGCTGGCCCGGGAATACGGCCGGGAGGCGTTCGCCCCAAAATCGGGCGCGTCCTTTGAAAAAGACCGCCCCCTTTTCCGGCCCCGGGGATGCGGGTCATGCGGCGGGACGGGATACCGGGGCCGAATGGCCGTCCATGAGCTGATGACGGGAACCGATGAGATCAAACGCCTCATCCGAAAATCCGCCACCGCCGAAAAAATAAGGACACAGGCGAAAAAAGACGGCATGACCACCCTCAGGCAGGACGGGATCGAAAAAATCCTGGCCGGCCATTGCGATCTGGCCAGCGTGCGAAAGGTGTGCGTGGAGTAAGATTTTTTTCTTTGATTTTTCCGCCGGCCGGGCTATACAGGAACAGGCCGGAAAGAATGAAAATCAATCCAACGACATCGTAAAAAAAAGAGGGAGGGGTTCATGGGCGATCATTACTACAGCAAAAAAGACCTGGCGGATTTTCCCAACATCGGAGAGCAGGCCTCTGAGCTGGGGGAAAAATTTTTCGACTACTACGGCTCGGCCACCTCGGCCGGGAAGCTGTCCGAAAGGGAAAAAACCCTCATCGCCCTGGCGGTGTCCATCACCCAGCATTGCCCCTACTGTATTGACGCCTACACCGTCAAATGCCTGTCCATGGGCATTTCCGCCGATGAAATGATGGAGGCGGCCCATGTGGGCGCGTCCATGCTGGCCGGGGTGGCCCTGGCCCATTCCACCCAGATGAGAAAAATCATCAAAAAGAAGGAAATGTGATGAACGCCGATCTCCAAAAGGAAAAACTCGCCGAAATTCAACCTTTTTTCAAAGACAAACTCCATGAAAACGGCATCGCCGTCCTGGCCCCGGAGCGGCTGGAGATTCTCCAGGTCCATATCACCCGAAAATGCAACCTGAGATGCCGGCACTGCCATGTGGAGTCTTCCGCCCATCGCAAGGCGCGCATGTCGGACGCCGTTTTGGAAAAATGTCTGGAGCTGGCGTCCTCAGACCCCATCCAATGCGTGGACATCACCGGCGGCGCGCCGGAGACGCACGGGCGTCTGGAATGGTTCCTGGGCGAGCTGGCCCAGACCGGCAGACGGATCATCACACGCTCCAACCTCGCCATCTTAACCGAGCCTCCCTACGACCGGTTTCTGGACATCTACGCGGAAAACCAGGTGGAGCTGGCGGGCTCTTTGCCGCATTTCACGGCGGAGAAGTATGAAAAACAGCGGGGAAAGGCCAATTTCCAAAAGGCCATCCAGGCGTTGAAGGCGCTGTCCGAAAGGGGATACGGCCGGGAGGGCTCGGGTCTGATCCTGGATCTGGTCCACAATCCCGCCGGGGCCTTTCTGGCGGCGGACCAAAGAACCCTGGAGCATGAGTACCGGAAAAACCTGCTTAAAAACCACGGCGTCCGGTTCAACCATTTGTTTTCCATCTCCAACATGCCCGTGGGCCGTTTCCTGGACTACCTCATTGAAACGGACAATTTCGACGACTACGCCCTGGAGCTGGTCAACGCCTTCAATCCCCTGGCGGCGCGAAACGTCATGTGCAAATTCACCCTGAACGTGGCGCCGGACGGATCGATTTTCAACTGCGATTTCAACCAGATGCTGGAGATCCCGGCCCCGGCCCGCGGCAAAGCCGGCGTTTTTGACTTAACGCCCGGCGACCTGGATGAAATCGGGATCGCCATCCACAACCATTGCTACGGATGCGCCGCCGGAAGCGGCTCCAGCTGCCAGGGCGCCACGGCGTGAAAAAGGAGGACAAATATCCATGACGGATTTATGCGTGATCACCGGAAGCGGTTTTTATGATTTCCCCGGCGCCTCGGAATGGGCGGACAGACCGGTGGAGACCCCCCGGGGAACGGTTTTGTTCAAAGAGGGGCTTTGGCGGGGGAAAAAAATCGCCTTTCTCTCCCGGCACCGGGAGGGCCACACCCTTTTGCCGAATATGATCGATCACCGGGCCAACTGCCTGGCCGCGGCGGCCCTCAGGCCCCGGGCCGTGATCGCCACCACCGTGTGCGGCGTTTTAAACCCGGCCATTCCCCTGGCCCGGCTCATGATTTTCAACGATCTGTTTTTCCCGGACAACCGGCTGCCCTCAGGCGAGATATGCTCGGCGTTTGAGCGTGAGGGCCAGAACGGCCGGGGGCACTGGATGTTTTCCAACCCCTTTTACGACGTCTCGGACTGGTTTTCGTCTTCCCGGGCGCTGACGGGCCTGACCTACGGCCATGTCAACGGGCCCCGGTTCAACTCCGTGAAAGAGATTTCCTTTTTCGCCCAGTACTGCGACGCCGTCAGCCAGACCTGCGGCCCGGAGACCGTTTTGTTCGGGGAAATGGAGATTCCCTATATTCTTCTGGGGTTCGGGGTGGACTACGCCAACGGCGTCATGAA
Proteins encoded in this window:
- a CDS encoding Alkyl hydroperoxide reductase AhpD, which gives rise to MGDHYYSKKDLADFPNIGEQASELGEKFFDYYGSATSAGKLSEREKTLIALAVSITQHCPYCIDAYTVKCLSMGISADEMMEAAHVGASMLAGVALAHSTQMRKIIKKKEM
- a CDS encoding Radical SAM protein, yielding MNADLQKEKLAEIQPFFKDKLHENGIAVLAPERLEILQVHITRKCNLRCRHCHVESSAHRKARMSDAVLEKCLELASSDPIQCVDITGGAPETHGRLEWFLGELAQTGRRIITRSNLAILTEPPYDRFLDIYAENQVELAGSLPHFTAEKYEKQRGKANFQKAIQALKALSERGYGREGSGLILDLVHNPAGAFLAADQRTLEHEYRKNLLKNHGVRFNHLFSISNMPVGRFLDYLIETDNFDDYALELVNAFNPLAARNVMCKFTLNVAPDGSIFNCDFNQMLEIPAPARGKAGVFDLTPGDLDEIGIAIHNHCYGCAAGSGSSCQGATA
- a CDS encoding conserved hypothetical protein (Evidence 4 : Unknown function but conserved in other organisms), whose amino-acid sequence is MTDLCVITGSGFYDFPGASEWADRPVETPRGTVLFKEGLWRGKKIAFLSRHREGHTLLPNMIDHRANCLAAAALRPRAVIATTVCGVLNPAIPLARLMIFNDLFFPDNRLPSGEICSAFEREGQNGRGHWMFSNPFYDVSDWFSSSRALTGLTYGHVNGPRFNSVKEISFFAQYCDAVSQTCGPETVLFGEMEIPYILLGFGVDYANGVMKENTPPEALTANMEQSRDAFVQAIGVAADRLEEIAFSGFMHRFEDGP
- a CDS encoding Pilus assembly protein (fragment), producing MSVHGRDLGGVSDGLEKRHGKFAGLLERGLLSPEQFDRAETLSKGNQEPLETTLLKRFDIPKKEIGRSFSHFFNAPFVPYQPRRPVPEDLMRGLAAPFLRGRVWVPLGMEAGKVEIATDNPGDLEKINEIRALFPGRELQIRVAFREDVLNFISLFTRKEPLMAEIDEIIERLESEAEDDEPDSEPDEEDGTVVQLVNKIVLDAHSRNASDIHIEPQPGKKNVRVRLRVDGICQVYPGIPYSYKRAVVSRIKIMSDLDIAERRKPQDGKIRFKKFGGKDIELRVATLPTQGGMEDVVLRILPAGEPMPLDRLGFSKRNRRSFVRAVERPHGLIFVCGPTGSGKTATLHSALGHINRTEKKIWTAEDPVEITQPGLRQMQVNPKIGLTFAAAMRSFLRADPDVIMVGEMRDRETTRIGIEASLTGHLVLSTLHTNNAPESISRLLDMGMDPFNFADTILCILAQRLILTLCPACKAPYRPSRAERDELAREYGREAFAPKSGASFEKDRPLFRPRGCGSCGGTGYRGRMAVHELMTGTDEIKRLIRKSATAEKIRTQAKKDGMTTLRQDGIEKILAGHCDLASVRKVCVE